A genomic segment from Lagenorhynchus albirostris chromosome X, mLagAlb1.1, whole genome shotgun sequence encodes:
- the LOC132513138 gene encoding uncharacterized protein CXorf49 homolog, whose product MNGKEQKEARRDRDRDSGHRPSPRFWGHPGRDMSSPDEVYVLRRRVRPKVRERAGVRIAGPAVPPGPDPGPEPGEPRSGKGGGGFPDPEGFQSKREMLEGRGPVLWGREGRPGSPHEHTRDLLDLIDESEAANLQQLTDQDVLGVRRYPSPERSTAFKEATGSTLRLEAGPGGRGAPGQSCGEASTAPAGPLHLGGPEAGRALGSPKRGTKRRLNVAADRQRRSAEGLAWLLSDSESSDEFSETQLMTVSTYRRGGGQAKPSRPEDPGDTPRHSKFQVRENYRHVTGSSLSSAPRGLSSVVERQGVGEQGISSPKKMQSVLWGKGGSKPSYPGAAAAAAAAAAAAAAAAAASVSAAAPGGLPQVTPRKNGAQEKKSVGEASKLALGGTFGSRGQRISATPVEPATFPPISGIPLPGRPKSYTLVLSGTKQSKHSGAGKKSVVRWARESEAVAGEDKDPNRDPAPKGQLLTHRPGTSCLRMHRRKASSGDVNTRGPQDPGNSEPLALNQGEVMPRGPAPSAAMQYLADKLQTL is encoded by the exons ATGAACGGGAAGGAGCAGAAGGAAG CCCGCCGTGACCGCGACCGCGACTCGGGCCATCGACCGTCGCCCCGGTTCTGGGGCCACCCGGGTCGCGACATGAGCTCCCCGGATGAGGTGTATGTGTTGAGAAGGCGTGTCCGCCCAAAAGTCAGGGAGCGGGCCGGCGTTCGCATAGCCGGCCCCGCAGTCCCGCCGGGGCCCGACCCAGGCCCCGAGCCTGGGGAGCCGCGGAGCGGCAAGGGCGGAGGCGGCTTCCCGGACCCCGAGGGCTTCCAGTCGAAGCGGGAGATGCTGGAAGGGCGAGGGCCGGTGCTGTGGGGCCGCGAAGGCCGACCTGGCTCCCCACATGAGCACACGAGGGACCTCCTGGACCTGATCGACGAGTCTGAGGCG GCCAACCTGCAGCAGCTGACCGACCAGGACGTGCTGGGCGTCCGCAGGTACCCGTCCCCGGAGAGGTCCACTGCCTTCAAAGAGGCCACTGGGTCGACACTGCGCCTCGAGGCGGGTCCCGGCGGTCGAGGAGCGCCCGGCCAGAGCTGTGGGGAGGCGTCGACGGCTCCAGCCGGCCCTCTCCACCTCGGTGGGCCTGAAGCGGGCCGGGCCTTGGGGAGCCCTAAGAGAGGCACTAAGCGTAGGTTGAACGTGGCTGCGGATCGCCAGCGGCGCTCCGCGGAAGGCCTGGCCTGGCTGCTGTCCGACTCCGAGTCCTCAGATGAATTCAGTGAGACACAGCTGATGACGGTGAGCACTTACCGCAGAGGAGGAGGCCAGGCCAAGCCCAGCAGACCCGAGGATCCCGGGGACACTCCCAGACACTCGAAGTTCCAAGTCAGGGAGAATTACCGTCACGTGACAGGCTCTTCCCTGTCCTCGGCTCCGCGAGGACTCTCTTCGGTTGTGGAAAGGCAGGGCGTGGGAGAGCAGGGCATCTCTTCCCCTAAGAAAATGCAGAGCGTGCTGTGGGGCAAGGGGGGCAGCAAGCCCAGCTACCcgggagctgctgctgctgctgctgctgctgctgctgctgctgctgctgctgctgctgcttctgtttctGCTGCTGCTCCAGGTGGCCTGCCGCAGGTCACTCCTAGGAAGAACGGAGCCCAGGAGAAGAAATCCGTCGGGGAAGCATCCAAACTTGCCCTGGGGGGAACCTTCGGTTCCCGGGGGCAGCGAATCTCGGCAACTCCCGTGGAACCGGCCACCTTCCCCCCAATCTCTGGTATTCCGCTGCCTGGGAGACCCAAGAGTTATACCTTGGTCCTTTCGGGAACCAAACAGTCCAAGCACAGTGGCGCTGGGAAGAAATCCGTGGTCAGGTGGGCAAGGGAGTCTGAGGCGGTGGCGGGAGAAGATAAGGACCCAAATAGAGACCCAGCCCCAAAGGGCCAA cTGCTCACTCACAGGCCAGGGACATCTTGTCTGCGCATGCATCGTAGAAAAGCCAGCAGTGGCGACGTCAACACCAGAGGCCCCCAAGATCCAGGAAACTCAGAACCCTTGGCCCTGAACCAGGGAGAAGTCATGCCCAGGGGGCCTGCCCCCTCAG CCGCCATGCAGTACCTGGCTGACAagttgcagaccctttga